The genomic stretch CAGTTCCATCTTGGCCTGCGTGTTGCGGCGGTTCTTGGTGGTCGTGTAGTAAAAGCCGGTGCCGGCGCTGCTTTCCATTTTCACGATGATACGGGGGCCGTCTTTCGCCATGAGCTGCTCCTTCGCAAACGGCCCCGCGGGGGGGCCCTCTGCTCCCAGCGTCCCTGAGTGGGCGGGGCCGTCAACGGGTGTGTCTGGCACGCTGGTAAAAGCCCGCCTTGGGGCGGGCAACATTCGAATTATAGGCAAGCGGGCGGCAGGTGTCTACCAGCGGGGCAGGCCTGTGGGAAAACCGTCGATACTCAGCGTGTTTTTGCGCTCCCGGTACGCGGTGAGGTCCTCGGGGGTCTGGCGCTCTGCCCAGCGGTTGAGGTCCTC from Deinococcus betulae encodes the following:
- the rpmG gene encoding 50S ribosomal protein L33; translated protein: MAKDGPRIIVKMESSAGTGFYYTTTKNRRNTQAKMELRKYDPVAKKHVVFKEKKV